The genomic segment GTTCTCTGTTCAGGTAAACAGTATCCACAAACGCGTGGCTGTTCCACACGCGCTCCAAAAATCTCCGCACCCCCACAATGCCGTTCGTGTCCCAGGGCTTGGCATCCTCCAATGGCCCCATGAACATCTCGTACATGCGCATCGTATCCGCGCCGAACCGCGCTATCACGTCATCCGGGTTAATCACGTTGCCGCGGGACTTGGACATCTTCTGCCCGTCCGGCCCTAAAATAAGGCCCTGGTTGCGCAGCTTTAAGAACGGCTCTTCAAAATTAAGATAACCCAAATCATGCAAAGCCATGGCGATAAACCGGCTATACAAAAGATGCATTACCGCGTGCTCTGCGCCACCGACATACGTATCAACCGGCAACCAGGCTTTGATCTTTTTCTTGTCCGCAAACTCTTTTTGATTCTTTGGGTCCGTGTACCGCAGAAAGTACCACGAAGAATCCACAAACGTGTCCATGGTGTCTGATTCTCTTCGCGCCGGTGACTCACAGTTTGGACATTTCACGTCATGGAAAGACTTTGACCGCGCCAAAGGCGACTCCCCTTTTGGCAGGAAGTCAACATCATCCGGCAGAGTGACGGGTAAATTTTCTTCTTTCACGGGCTGTTCGCCGCACTTGTCGCAGTAGATGATGGGAATGGGCGCGCCCCAATATCTTTGGCGAGATATCAGCCAATCACGCAACTTGTACTGGATGGTCAGCCTGCCTTTGACCGCATCAGTGATTTTCCATTTTGCTTCTTCGGATGAATCTCCTGAAAATGTATCAGAATTGATCAAGACTCCGGACCCGACGTATGCCTCTTCTTTTTTGTCCCCATCGGTAAAGTCCGCATCAGTAATCACTTGCCTGATGGGCAAACCATATTTTTTCGCAAACTCATAATCGCGCTCATCATGCGCTGGTACCGCCATAATAGCGCCAGTGCCGTATGTGGCCAAAACGTAATCCGCAATCCACACCGGAATCTCTTCTTTGGTTCCCGGATTGATGGCAGCTACGCCTTTCAGCTCAACGCCGGTTTTCTCTTTTGCCAGATCCGTGCGCTCCAACTGGCTCTTGCCGGAGGCGGCTTTGACGTACTGCTGCACTTCATCCCAATTTTCAATTTGACCCTTCAGCTCGCGGATGAGCGCGTGCTCCGGCGCAAGCACCATGTACGTTGCCCCGAACAAGGTATCCGGCCGCGTGGTAAATACCTTAATTTTTGATGACGAACCCTTGACCTCAAACTCCAGTTCCGCACCCTCGCTTTTGCCGATCCAGTTCCGCTGCATGTGTCTAATAGGCTCTGGCCAATCTAACTTTTCCAAATTTAACAGTAAGCGTTCCGGATACGAGCCGTTCTTTCCTTTGGGGTCTGTTCCCGTAACATTAAAAAACCACTGCTCCAGATTTTTCTGGATGACTTCAGAACTGCACCGCTCGCAGTTGCCGTCTATCACCTGCTCGTTGGCCAGGACTGTTTGGCAATCAGGGCACCAGTTCACGGGCGCTTCCTTTTTGTACGCAAGCCCCGCGTGGTACAGCTGTAAAAACAGCCACTGGGTCCATCGGTAGTAATCCGGGGATGATGTGGAAAGCTCCCGCGACCAGTCATACGAAAATCCAAGCGACTTGATCTGGCGCGTAAAAGTTTTGATGTTTTGTTCCGTGCTCTCGCGGGGGTGCACCTTGCTCTTGATGGCGTAGTTTTCCGCGGGCAATCCGAACGCGTCCCAGCCCATGGGGTGCAAGACCTCATGCCCGTTCATGCGCACATACCGCGCATAGATGTCCGTGGCCGTGTACCCCTCCGGGTGGCCCACGTGCAAGCCAGCTCCTGACGGATACGGAAACATGTCCAGAATGTACTTCTTTTTACCGGCTTTCGGCTTATCCGATGCCGCAAAAACAGCGTCCTGTTCCCAGCGCTCCTGCCACTTTGACTCAATTGCGTTATGGTTGTATGCTCCCATAGTTATAAAGGGTATTAAACCCTGTGTTAGCTCCTCGGCTCGGAAATGAAAAGAGTACTTTTCATTTCACTCGCTCTACGTCGCTAATGAAGGTAGCATATCGGTTTTTTACCCAAAAATCAATGCATTTCCACCCGCTGGGTAACATTTACCCGTATAATGCGGTATAATGCGCATATGGCATTGAAACACGGAAACAGTTACCTGCGCATGCGCCAGCCCTCACGCAATGCGCTGCTCGCCAAAAAAAACGCAGTGCTCCTGCTTGGACTGGCAAGCAGCCTGGTGGTGCTCGCCCTAAAAATCATCGGGGGCGCAGTTTGGGTATTAAAATTCCTGGCAACGAAAACGTTCCGCATCCTGGTGCGTTTCTTTGGGCTGCCCGTGTACCGGGCGTTTAAGTCCGCGGAAGCGAAATTCGCGCATAGCGTCGGCTATGCGCGCGGCGAGTTCGGCGAAAACTTCAGCCGCAACGTGGTGCTCTACGGGGGGCTGATTGTGCTCTCATTGTTTGCGGCAGTCTCAAACCTCAAAGCGCGCGAACTCCGGCCCGAGGAAGTCGGAAGAAACTCGGGCATGTACGAGCTCCTGGTGGCGCAGGGCGACTATGAGCTGTACGTGGAAGAGAGCCTCTCGGAATCAGACTCGGGCGCGCTACGGACAACGGCTCCGGAACGCGCTCTCTCGGAAATAGGAGTGCAGAGCACCGTGGCCCCGACCGGCGAGCTTGCCGACACCGAGGATACCGCGCTGGTTTCGGGAACCGGGGACGCGCTCATCAAGCCGGATCTTCCGGGAACCGACGTAACGCCCAAGCCGCGCGACTCAATCATCACGTACGCGGTGCAGGACGGGGATACGATTTCACAAATCGCGGAGCGCTTCAACCTCAACACCAACACTATTCTCTGGGCGAACAACATAGGGCCCCGCGACTTCATCCGCCCGGGCCAGGAGCTCGTGATACTGCCGGTTTCGGGAGTAACGCACACGGTCAGCCGCGGGGATACGCTCAATGCCATCGCAAGCAGATACCGCGCCAAAGCAGAAGACATCCTGGAGATCAACAAGCTTGGCAGCGCTTCCGAATTGGTGATCGGCGCAAAGATCGTGGTGCCGGACGGCATTCCTCCTGCGCCGGCGCGCCCTGCCGCGGCCCCGTCGTCCGGACTCGCGGACCTCGGGAGCATCTTTAAGCCGGCTCCGGCTGCGGCCGGAGCCTTCAACTGGCCCACCACGGCCCGCCGCATTACCCAATACTTCCGCGGCTGGCGGCACACGGGAATTGACATAGGCAACAAGACCGGCCAGCCCGTGTATGCGGCTGATGACGGCGTGGTCACCACCTCGGGCTGGAACTCGGGCGGGTACGGGTACTACGTCATCATTGACCACGGCAACGGCATCCAAACCCTGTACGCGCACAACAGTAAAAATGGGGTTTCGGTCGGAGACCGCGTGAGCAAGGGAGGCGTGATTGCAGCCATCGGCTCAACCGGCCGCTCAACCGGGCCGCACGTGCACTTTGAGGTGCGCGTCAATGGCACCCGCGTCAATCCGCTAGACTACCTCTAGTCGTCCTTGGGCCGGTACTGCAGGGCCTCGGCAATGTGCGCGGCGGTGATTTCGGGTTCGCCCCCAAGGTCCGCAATAGTGCGGCTCACTTTGAGCACGCGGTGGAATCCGCGCGCCGAAAGGTGCAGCATATCAACCGCCTGCCGGATGAGGCTGCGGGATGGCGCGTCCAGCACGCACAGCTGCCGCACCAGCCGTGCCTCCATCTCGCTGTTTGAAATCACGTTGAACGGCTTCAAGCGCTCAAGTTGTATGCCGCGGGCGCGGTTCACGCGCTCGCGGATGAGCGCGGACGTTTCCAAGCCGCGCGCTTCCAGTTTTTCAAACGAAACGCGCGGCACGTCCACATGCAGATCAATCCTATCCGCGATGGGGCCGGATATTTTTGTGCGGTATCTGACAATTTGCGACTGCGTGCACACGCACGCGCGCTCGGAATCACCCAAAAACCCGCACGGGCACGGGTTGAACGAGGCAACCAGTATGAAGCGGGCCGGAAACGTAACGCTCCCCTGCGCGCGCGAAACTGTTATGCGCCCGTCCTCAAGCGGCTGGCGCAGGTTTTCCAAAACGCTCCGCGAGAACTCCGCGAATTCATCCAAAAAAAGGACGCCGCGGTGCGCCAGGCTTATTTCTCCAGGCCGCGGGAACGCCCCGCCCCCGACCAGGGCAATGCCGGACGCGGTGTGGTGGGGGCTGCGGAACGGGCGGACCGAAACGAGCGGCGTGTCCGGGGGGAGCGCGCCCGCAATGCTGTAAATTTTCGTAACCTCAAGCTGTTCGGGAAACGTCAGATCCGGCAGAATCGTGACCATGGCGGAAGAGAGCATGGTTTTGCCGCTCCCGGGCGGGCCGGACATGGCGATGTTGTGCGAGCCGGCCGCGGCAATCTCCAGGGCGCGCTTTGCGTGCTCCTGGCCCGCAATGTCGGCCATGTCAATGGAGTGCGCCTGCTCTGCGCGCTCTGCAGGCTCAAGCTTCTCAACCGGGATGATTGTCTGCTGCCCGTTGAGGTGGACAACGAGCTGTGAGAGTGTTGCAACGGGCATGATGCGTATGCCGGAAACCACGCTCGCCTCGCGCGCGTTCGCCGAGGGAATATAGAGGTGCTCGTAGCCCGCATCCCGCGCCCAGATGGCAATGGGGAGCATGCCGCGGCCCGGGCGCAGGCCCCCGTCCAGCGCAAGCTCGCCGACAAACAAGGAACGCGAGAGGTCGCCGCGGATCTGTTCCGTAGAAAACAGGATGCCGACTGCAATGGGCAGATCGTAGGACGCGCCCTCTTTTTTTAAATCAGCCGGGGCAAGGTTGACAACCACGCGCTTTGCGTACGGATAGAGGAAGCCGGAATTGCGGATGGCCGTGGGAATGCGCTGGCGCGATTCGGAAACTGCGGTGTCCGGCAATCCCACCACAATAAACATGGGGTACCCGCGCGACACATCCACCTCAATGGTGATCTTTTCGCCGGAGAGCCCTATCACCGCGCACGAGAGGACATTAGTGAGCATAGCGCTTGCCGGGAACCGCGAGCAGTGCGGCCCCGAGAACCACGAGCGCGTCCGCAATGTTGAACGCTCCGCCAAAAGGAACGGCCAGGTAATCAACCACGCCGCCGTAGAACAGGCGGTCAATGGCGTTTGAGAGCGCGCCAATAGCCACAAGCCCGAGCGGGCCTGCCGCCGAGGGGTGGGCACGTTTTGTGTACAGTGCGGCTCCGAGGACCGCAATGGCGGGAACCATGATCCAGAGTACTGCGGCATTGGGGACCGGCAGGCTCCACGCAAAAAATTCGTTTAGGGAGAGCCGCAGGCCGAACGCGGAATCAAAAACAAAAACCCCGCGCCCGAGCGCCGGGCTTCCCAGGGCATACTGCTTCAGCGCCCGATCAAGCGCAAATCCCAAAACCGCGAGCGTGGTGATGGCGCTACGGCTCCTCATGGCGTGATATCGGTTTCCGCGGCAGGATTTGCGCGGAGCCGATTCTCTCGGATGGGCTTGCCCGTCCGAGCGTCCATGCCATAGGCGCCCTTCTCAATGCGGAGGAGGGCTGCGTTGACCGCCTCAAGCTCGTGCTCAAGCTCTTCCACTACGTCGAGGTTGGTTTCGGTCTGCGCGTACTCGGCGGCATTGGACTCCTCATCATCCCCGTACTCCTGGTACGCGGTTTTGTAATCCGAAGAGTCTGGCCCCTTTCTGGCGCCGCGTGAAGACAAATCAGCTTCAAGCTGGTCTTTCTTGGCAAGCAGAGCCTGTTTTTGCTCTTTAATGAATGACGTGCTCAACGGTGTAGCGCTCATAGTATGGGAATTATAGCATACAATCGCCTCCTGAAACAAAAAAACAGGCCATACGCCTGCATCATTCGCCCCTCCCCAAAGAATTTCGTGGAGGGCGCACAGTGCGCCTCTGTTATATGAATAACTAGGACATGTGCGCCCCCTGATGGCTGTTTGTGGCAGCTGAGGAACGCACTATGAGCGCGCTCTTCAACATTTTGCTTTCAAGCAGCCCTACGTTTAGGGCACGGATCCGACTTAAGGTGCCAGTTCTCTACCGTCTATGTGGTTGCGTCCATCTGTGTATGGGCGAACCGCACTTTTTTTTGTTTTTGTTTCCCGGCCAGACACCGTTTGTTTTTGTTTTTGTTTTTGAATTGGAGGTCGGTCTCCAATGTTAAAGTTCAAGAAAGTAGAGAACATATACATTGTAGCATACCTAAACGCAAAAGTCAATCATCCTCGTTCGGGGACTCTATTCGCCTGCAAGTTGAGCGCAGCCAAAAATTCCAAATTCAGGAGATTCAGTGATGGTGATGCTCGTAACAGGCTGAAGCGCGGGAAAAATATTGGATAGAAAGCCGCCGGAAAGGCGGACGCTTCCGGTTGAGGGGCCGCCCAATGAGCAGGACCCAATACCGGCTGATGCGCGAGTGCCCGAAAGCAGGGACATGTCATTCGTCAGTACCCTTCCCAAGCCAGGAATCACGCCCGTGGCCAATCCGCGCGGCTCGCCTACTCCCCGGAGCTCTTTTAATGGAAACTCGCGGCCTTCGTAGGGCGCCGAAACCTGCTCCCATAGAAAATCACCAATATCAGCCCGCAATTCAACCATGCTCGTGCCGTCCGCAAGCGGGATTTCTTTGGCAAGCGGGTGCGCCACCGCAAAGAGCGTCTCCGCAATAGGCCCAACCAGGTCTTCGGGCACGCTTTCACTTACAAGCACAATCCAGGATGGCTTGCTTGGAGCGCCGGTTTCCGGATATCTTAAGAGAAAAACAAGCTCGGAACCGGCCAGCGCGGAAAGCAGGGACTGGGTATCAATATGGTAAAAGGCCCCTAAAAGCTCCTCTACGCTGCGTACGCCATCCTGCAGGTTTCCGGAAAGCCCGGAAAACCACGCACCCTGCAATGAGCCTGCATCTGCCGCGTACACAGCCACGTCCCCGCTGAATTGCCCGTACAGCGCATACAAGGGGCTTGCGGAAGCGCTTGACAAATCTGTTCTGCCGCTCTTTTGAGCTGCTCGTTGCGATGAAAAAGTTATTTTTCCTGGGGAATAGTAAAAGTCAAGTACCCCGGGAAGATCTGCTCCTTGGAGTAAAAGCCGGATGGCGGGGTGGCTTGCAATCACGCCCTGGTTTTCGCGGGAAACAGCGATTGTTCCCATGCTCCCCTTGGGCGGCGCGGAAAGTGTTTGCGCGAGCGGTGCTGTAGGCTCTGCGCCAAGTTCCGATGCCACAGATGCGCTGGTTGCAATATACAGCCTTCCATCCCGCATAAACCACACCCATTCCGGGCTTTTGCGCGCCCACAATCCCCCTGCCGGACCGACACCGGGGTAGATTGCGCCCTCCTGGGGCTCGGAAACGCCCGAAACAGCAGCCCACGTTTCCGCCTCTGCAAGGGTTCCGGCAAGCACGAGCTCCCCGCTCTTAAGTTCCGCAAACTCAAGAGTCCCGGAAAACAAGCTTTGTACTTCCTTGAATGGCCTGTTGTCCCAGGAGAGCACGTCAATCCGGGAAACGAGATCGCGCACCGGATCTGTTGGGAGCGCTGTGCGCTTCCATAAGAGCGCGCGATCGTACCAGTAGGAACCCGCGCCGAGGTCCGCGCTCGCGTAGAACGGAGTTGCGGCCGGAAGCGCGCGCGCCAACGGGCGGGCGCGCCCGTGCGCAGACCAAAACAGCGCCCCTGCAACAAGCGCCGCGGCAACTGCCGCGTACCCGGCAAGCCGCAGCCGGCTCGTACGCGGCGATTTGGTGGCCAGCACGCTCTGGCCGATGCCCAAACCTCCGATGCGCTGTTTCAGTTCGTTGTCATACCTCTGGTACATGCCCCTATTCTAGCACGCATGCCGCTATCCCAAAAGCGCCCGCAGGACCTGCGGGCGCTTTCTTATCACTGAACACAATTTGTGTACGGTGTTTGGACTGCCACTGCTAGCTACCTCGGGCGGAATGGCCGGCCGCGGCCAGGCGGCCCGCCTCTGCGGCCTTCGTGGCCGCCGCCAAAACCCGCGCCTCGGGGCCGGGGCTCTTTGGTCACGCCCTGCACTTTGAGGTTGATTCTCCCCTGCTCATCAATCTCCATAACTTCAACAGCAAGCGCATCGCCGACTTTAACAACATCTTCCACGCGGTCAACGCGCCCTTGCGCAAGGTTTGAAATGTGCACCAAGCCTTCCTTGCCCGGAAGCACTTCCACGAACGCGCCGAAGTCCATGATGCGCGTAACTGTGCCCTCGTACTTCTCTCCAGCTTCCACATCGTGCGTCAAGTTCTTGATCCATTCTTCGGCTTTGGCTGCTCCCTCCGGGGTTTCGGACGTAATCATCACTAGGCCGTCATCATCAATGTCAATCTCAACTCCGCACGCGTCAATGATTTCGTTGATGGTCTTGCCGCCCGAGCCGATGACAAGGCGGATCTTGTCCGGATTGATGGACAAACTGGTGATGCGCGGCGCGTACTGCGAGAGCTCGTTCGGCTGTGCGATGACCGCTTCAATCTTATCAAGAATTTCCAGGCGGGCTGTTTTTGCCTGCGCGAGCGTTTCTTGTATGATCTGGTTGGTGAGCCCCTGTGTCTTCGTATCAAGCTGGATGGCTGTAATGCCGTCCCGCGTTCCCGCGACCTTGAAGTCCATGCCGCCGAGCCCGTCTTCCAAATCCTGCAAGTCCGTGAGGATCTTGTAGTTGCCCTCATCATCCGAAGCCAAGCCCATGGCAATGCCCGAAACCGGCTTTTTGATGGGAACTCCGGCATCCAAAAGCGCGAGCGTTGAGCCGCACACCGAACCCATGGAACTGGATCCGTTTGAACCCAGGACTTCCGATACCACGCGGATGGTGTACGGAAACTCTTCTTTGGGCGGCAGCATGGGGACAATGGCTTTCTCGGCCAGGGCGCCGTGCCCGATTTCCCTGCGCCCAGGGCCGCGCAAGGGTCCTGCTTCCCCGACTGAAAACGGCGGGAAATTGTAGTGGTGGAAGTAGCGCTTCTTGGTGTCATTCTCCTCAAGGGTGTCAAGGATCTGTTCCGAACCCGGCGAATCCAGGGTTGCAACCGAAAGAATCTGGGTCTCTCCGCGGGAGAACAATCCGGAACCGTGCGTGCGCGCCAGCAGGCCCGCTTCCAGAGTAATGGGCCGGATTTCATCCAACGCCCGTCCGTCAACGCGTTTTCCTTCTTTAAGAATGGCAACGCTCACGCTGCGCTCAATGAACTTGGACGCGGCAGCCGCCCCGATCTTGCGCTTTTCCTTGCCCACCTGAAGCGTACGCAAGCGCTCTTCCAGTTGTTCCAAGAGCCCTGCCACGGCCTGCTTGCGCGAACTCTTGGTCTCCTTGGGGCCAGTAAACAGCACGCCATTGATGCGCTCGGCAACGAACTGCTCCGCTTCCTTGGCCGGGTCAATGCCGGATCCGTCGTCTTCCGTGGCAAGCGCCTCGGGCTCCTTGAACTTCTCAAGCCCGATTTCGCCCTGCATCTTGGAAAACAAATCAGTGAGTACACCCAACTGCTTTTGCGCATACCCAACGCCTTCATACACAAGATCTTCGCCCGCCTCTTTGGCGTCAGCCTCAATCATGAGCGTCTTTTCCGCAGTCCCGGCAACCACCAGGTTCAGCTCTGATTCGCGGCGCGCCGCATAGGACGGGTTGACCGCCCACTCGCCGGCCGCGCTTGATACGCGCACCGCGGCAATGGGCCCCTTCCACGGCACGTCGGAAATGGAGAGCGCGGCCGAGGCCGCATTCAAGCCCACGATGTCCGGATCATTCTCCTTGTCAAACGAGAGCACGGTCAGAATAACCTGCACGTCGTTCTTGAGCCACTTCGGGAACAGGGGCCGCACGGCGCGGTCCACGAGCCGGGCAGAGAGGATGGCCTCGTCAGTGGGCCGTCCCTCGTGCTTAACGAACCGCGAGCCCTTGATCTTTCCGGCTGCATACAGCTTTTCTTCGTAGTCAACCATTAAAGGAAAGTAGCCAATGTCTTCCCGCGGCTCCCCGGGCATCACCACTGTGGCGAGCACCTCGGTGCCGCCGAAGCGCGCCAAAACGCTCGCATTGGCCTGCAAGGCGAGCTTGCCCGTCTTAAACACGAATTCACCTCCGTTCACTGATACGGTATACTGTTTCTCTTCCATAAAAACTCCTCGGCAGTGGAGGCCGCACCGGAGTCTATTTAATCTCGCCTCATCGCAGAATGAGAAGAGGTTAAATAAACCCGCTCGCGTAGGCCCTGGCTGCCCTACTAATAATTGCTTATCGCTTGATTAAGAACTTTTTGCTTTCTCCCAGGTCAGTGAACAGGTCAGCTGATTCCTTGAGCTTGCTGGACGCGGTCTTGGTGAACGCCATGACCTCCACCACGCATCCTTCGCTGTACTTGAGGTACGAAACCAGCGGCTCAAAGTCGCCGTCCCCGGAAACGAGCACCACGGCATCCAGCTTTGCGGCCATGCGGATCGCGTCCATGCAGATGCCCACGTCCCAGTCCCCCTTTTTGGCGCCCCCGAGGAACACCTGCAGCTCGCGCGACTTGACCTCAAACCCGATTTTTGCGAGCGCCGCAAAAAAATTATCTTCATCTGACTGCGGGCCTTTCACGGTATACGCAATGGCGCGGATGAGCTCGCGCTCACCCACGGCCTCCTCCAGGACCTTCCCGAAATTCACTTTTGCATCAAACAAATTTTTGGCTGAATAGTACATGTTCTGGATATCCACGAACACGCCTACCCTCTGTGCTTTGTACTGTGCCATATGCCTACACTACAAAAAAATATATAAAAAGTCAAGTATTGACGGTTCTTTGTCGGCGCTTTATGAACTGCTGCGGCGCGCATACTCATCGGCCGTCCGCCACACTGATGCCGGAATTGCGGGGTGCACCAGGCCCGGCCCAAAACGCAGGGTGTGCGCGATCTCGGACGAGGTGTACCCTCCGTACAGATACGCGTTCACGAGCTTGGGCCAGTGCGAGCGCGGATTCGGAATTCTTCCGGAGCCGAACTCAAGCTCCAGGGCCGACCGGAGTTCTGCGGCTTGGTACCGCTCCTCGGCAAGCGAGGAAAGGCGCGCTCTGCCGTACGCAAACGATCCCGCAACGGATGCGGCATCGGAAACCAATGCTTTTCTGCCCGGGCCCAAAGGGTCGTAGCCGTTGAGCGCCTCGGTGCCGTCGCTGTGCCCGTCCTGGTCTGAATCGGCATCCCAGGGGTCAGTGCCATACTGGTACTCAAAAAAGAGGGGGAGCCCGTCTGCGTCATGGTCAGCTAAAACATCATCCTTAAGGTGCGGGTGGAAGCCGTGGACGCGCTCCCACGCATCCGGCAAGCCGTCCGCGTCCGTGTCAAAACCTGTGTCAAGGCTTGAGAGCGTTGCAATGCCAGGTACCTGCGGATTGCGCTCGGACTGCAGGCCGTTTTGGTCAACCGCAACCACGGTGTAGTAGTACTGCTGGTTTGCCTGCACGGAGCGTGTGTTCAAAAACCCGCTGCCGCGGTATCCGGAAGCAACGAGATCCCCCTGCGTTGCGGGGTCAGTGCTGCGGTAAATGGAAACAGACGCGTACAAGTGCGGTTCGGGGTTCTGCCACGCAAGCTTAAGGGAAGTCCCGTCCCCGAGGTCGCGCACCGAGAGTTTGGCAACCGGAGGCGGGGGCGTGGAACCGCGGGTGCGCGCAAACGGGAATGCGCTCGCCAATGTTGCATCCGCACCCTCGCGGCCTGCGCTGTCCACGGTCTTAACCGCGTAATAGTACGTAATGCCGTTTTCCAGTGAACGGTCCTCGTACCAGGATCCGCCCACGCGGTCCGCAACCAGGCTGCCCAGGGCAGGAACCGTATTCCGGTAGATGCGCAGGTACGAAAAATTGTTTGATGGCGGGTTCTGCCACGAAAGCTTGACGGCTCCGGAAGACCCAGTCCCCTGGGCCACAAGGCCCGTAACCGGCAGCAAAACGTCCTGGCCCGCTGCATCGGCAACAACCGCGCGCCTGGGCTCGCTCTCGCTTTTCACCGCGCGGTTTGCGCCCAATGCCTGCACGCGGTAGTAGTACGCGGTGCCGCGGGGCAGATCGCGTTCCGTAAAGCTCCGGGACGTGGTTTCAATGCGAAAATCACCCCGCTCGTTTTCGTTCTGCGAGCGGTACACGCGGTATGCGGAAACGTCCGCGTCCGAGGGCTTAGTCCAGGAAATGGACACTCCTCCGGCACGATCCGCTCCTCCGGACAGCACGGGCTTTTCCGCTTCCAAGGCACTCGCGGAAGCGCTCGCAACGCCCGAGTCCCCGGACTGCACGTTGCCGGTGTTTACGGAACGCACGCGGTAGTAGTACGCAATCCCGTTGTTTACGGACCGGTCAATGTACTCGGTCCCGGACACCCGGCTTCCAACGCGCGAACCTGCGGATGCGAGCGCGGTTGAGCGGTACACATCAAACGTAAGCACGAGCCCGGGGTCAGGCCGCTCCCAGGTAACCTTGATGCTCCTGCCCTCGCCCGTATCCTGCGCCGCGACCGCAACCGGAGCCGGGACCACGGGCTTTGCGGATGCCTGCTGGGAAGGCGCGGAATCAATGCCCGCACTGGTCGCGACCACGCGGTAATAGTAGGTGACGTTGAACGAAACGCCGGAGTCAATAAACTCAAGGCCCGAAACCAGGCCGAGCGAGGTGCCCAAGCCCCCGCCCGTGGCAGAGCGGTGCACGCGGTACAGGCTTGCGCTCGCGGTAGGAGATGCCGCCCACGCAACGCGCACGGCCTGGCTAAAGCCGTGCTGGGCTGCGGACACATCTGGCGGCGGCTCAATCACATCTTGGCCGGTCGCAACCCCGGCGCTCCCGGCAGAGAGCGCGATCAGCCCGAGCGTCGCAATGGTGGTAAAAAACGGTTTCATATTACACTAAACCCTACACAGATAGGTAGGGTTTAGATGAAGATTAACTGTGGCCGCCGGAAGCGTCCGCCGGCGCTTCCTCTTCTGATGAACCCTCCTCGGTTATCGCGGTTTCGTCCTCCGGAGCCAGCGTGTGC from the Parcubacteria group bacterium genome contains:
- a CDS encoding YifB family Mg chelatase-like AAA ATPase; this encodes MLTNVLSCAVIGLSGEKITIEVDVSRGYPMFIVVGLPDTAVSESRQRIPTAIRNSGFLYPYAKRVVVNLAPADLKKEGASYDLPIAVGILFSTEQIRGDLSRSLFVGELALDGGLRPGRGMLPIAIWARDAGYEHLYIPSANAREASVVSGIRIMPVATLSQLVVHLNGQQTIIPVEKLEPAERAEQAHSIDMADIAGQEHAKRALEIAAAGSHNIAMSGPPGSGKTMLSSAMVTILPDLTFPEQLEVTKIYSIAGALPPDTPLVSVRPFRSPHHTASGIALVGGGAFPRPGEISLAHRGVLFLDEFAEFSRSVLENLRQPLEDGRITVSRAQGSVTFPARFILVASFNPCPCGFLGDSERACVCTQSQIVRYRTKISGPIADRIDLHVDVPRVSFEKLEARGLETSALIRERVNRARGIQLERLKPFNVISNSEMEARLVRQLCVLDAPSRSLIRQAVDMLHLSARGFHRVLKVSRTIADLGGEPEITAAHIAEALQYRPKDD
- a CDS encoding polyribonucleotide nucleotidyltransferase: MEEKQYTVSVNGGEFVFKTGKLALQANASVLARFGGTEVLATVVMPGEPREDIGYFPLMVDYEEKLYAAGKIKGSRFVKHEGRPTDEAILSARLVDRAVRPLFPKWLKNDVQVILTVLSFDKENDPDIVGLNAASAALSISDVPWKGPIAAVRVSSAAGEWAVNPSYAARRESELNLVVAGTAEKTLMIEADAKEAGEDLVYEGVGYAQKQLGVLTDLFSKMQGEIGLEKFKEPEALATEDDGSGIDPAKEAEQFVAERINGVLFTGPKETKSSRKQAVAGLLEQLEERLRTLQVGKEKRKIGAAAASKFIERSVSVAILKEGKRVDGRALDEIRPITLEAGLLARTHGSGLFSRGETQILSVATLDSPGSEQILDTLEENDTKKRYFHHYNFPPFSVGEAGPLRGPGRREIGHGALAEKAIVPMLPPKEEFPYTIRVVSEVLGSNGSSSMGSVCGSTLALLDAGVPIKKPVSGIAMGLASDDEGNYKILTDLQDLEDGLGGMDFKVAGTRDGITAIQLDTKTQGLTNQIIQETLAQAKTARLEILDKIEAVIAQPNELSQYAPRITSLSINPDKIRLVIGSGGKTINEIIDACGVEIDIDDDGLVMITSETPEGAAKAEEWIKNLTHDVEAGEKYEGTVTRIMDFGAFVEVLPGKEGLVHISNLAQGRVDRVEDVVKVGDALAVEVMEIDEQGRINLKVQGVTKEPRPRGAGFGGGHEGRRGGPPGRGRPFRPR
- a CDS encoding signal peptidase II, producing the protein MRSRSAITTLAVLGFALDRALKQYALGSPALGRGVFVFDSAFGLRLSLNEFFAWSLPVPNAAVLWIMVPAIAVLGAALYTKRAHPSAAGPLGLVAIGALSNAIDRLFYGGVVDYLAVPFGGAFNIADALVVLGAALLAVPGKRYAH
- a CDS encoding M23 family metallopeptidase, with amino-acid sequence MALKHGNSYLRMRQPSRNALLAKKNAVLLLGLASSLVVLALKIIGGAVWVLKFLATKTFRILVRFFGLPVYRAFKSAEAKFAHSVGYARGEFGENFSRNVVLYGGLIVLSLFAAVSNLKARELRPEEVGRNSGMYELLVAQGDYELYVEESLSESDSGALRTTAPERALSEIGVQSTVAPTGELADTEDTALVSGTGDALIKPDLPGTDVTPKPRDSIITYAVQDGDTISQIAERFNLNTNTILWANNIGPRDFIRPGQELVILPVSGVTHTVSRGDTLNAIASRYRAKAEDILEINKLGSASELVIGAKIVVPDGIPPAPARPAAAPSSGLADLGSIFKPAPAAAGAFNWPTTARRITQYFRGWRHTGIDIGNKTGQPVYAADDGVVTTSGWNSGGYGYYVIIDHGNGIQTLYAHNSKNGVSVGDRVSKGGVIAAIGSTGRSTGPHVHFEVRVNGTRVNPLDYL
- a CDS encoding leucine--tRNA ligase, giving the protein MGAYNHNAIESKWQERWEQDAVFAASDKPKAGKKKYILDMFPYPSGAGLHVGHPEGYTATDIYARYVRMNGHEVLHPMGWDAFGLPAENYAIKSKVHPRESTEQNIKTFTRQIKSLGFSYDWSRELSTSSPDYYRWTQWLFLQLYHAGLAYKKEAPVNWCPDCQTVLANEQVIDGNCERCSSEVIQKNLEQWFFNVTGTDPKGKNGSYPERLLLNLEKLDWPEPIRHMQRNWIGKSEGAELEFEVKGSSSKIKVFTTRPDTLFGATYMVLAPEHALIRELKGQIENWDEVQQYVKAASGKSQLERTDLAKEKTGVELKGVAAINPGTKEEIPVWIADYVLATYGTGAIMAVPAHDERDYEFAKKYGLPIRQVITDADFTDGDKKEEAYVGSGVLINSDTFSGDSSEEAKWKITDAVKGRLTIQYKLRDWLISRQRYWGAPIPIIYCDKCGEQPVKEENLPVTLPDDVDFLPKGESPLARSKSFHDVKCPNCESPARRESDTMDTFVDSSWYFLRYTDPKNQKEFADKKKIKAWLPVDTYVGGAEHAVMHLLYSRFIAMALHDLGYLNFEEPFLKLRNQGLILGPDGQKMSKSRGNVINPDDVIARFGADTMRMYEMFMGPLEDAKPWDTNGIVGVRRFLERVWNSHAFVDTVYLNREQELIVGRELARTVKKTEDDIQSFGFNTAVAQFMIFINLVYKHERISAHHWETFLKVLSPFAPHITNELWEMLGHKEVIEKEKWPEVDVLLLAQDEINYAVQVNGKLRGNVVIRAGADEGEVTKKALALANVKKHLEGKAVARAVFVKGKLVNFVAG